A genome region from Schlesneria paludicola DSM 18645 includes the following:
- a CDS encoding helix-turn-helix transcriptional regulator: protein MTTIKVQVEVTIDEDAINSFAELLAPAIKQAIFTQEELKMAARLRSSQNALFAGQKLPEHQGLLLTSKETATLLRVSERTLYSMHTTGQMPPPIRIGAAIRWSLDAVQKWIEAGCPTVEAPKK from the coding sequence ATGACAACAATCAAAGTTCAAGTCGAAGTTACGATTGACGAAGACGCCATCAATTCTTTTGCCGAACTCCTTGCACCGGCCATCAAACAGGCCATATTTACGCAAGAAGAATTGAAAATGGCAGCACGCCTCAGATCATCACAAAACGCACTGTTCGCCGGGCAGAAGCTGCCAGAACACCAAGGGCTGCTTCTCACTTCAAAAGAGACGGCGACGCTCCTAAGAGTTTCTGAGAGAACTCTGTACAGCATGCACACCACGGGGCAGATGCCGCCGCCAATTCGAATTGGTGCCGCAATTCGCTGGAGCCTCGATGCGGTGCAGAAATGGATTGAGGCAGGTTGCCCAACTGTTGAAGCACCGAAGAAATGA
- a CDS encoding DUF3024 domain-containing protein — MIEAQSAPIVAKLKKRYCKKPKNPQFNWPHDLFTRWHRDALHFVVIMRTGHDVPPELETHAARIQHVGDGKFDLAAPVRRGWMTIMKKITPEACLEEIQNTITL; from the coding sequence ATGATTGAAGCACAATCCGCCCCAATCGTCGCCAAATTGAAGAAACGATATTGCAAGAAGCCAAAGAACCCACAGTTCAATTGGCCCCATGATTTGTTCACTCGTTGGCACCGTGATGCACTGCACTTCGTCGTCATAATGCGGACGGGACACGATGTTCCACCAGAACTTGAAACTCATGCCGCTCGAATACAACACGTTGGCGATGGTAAATTCGATTTGGCGGCTCCCGTGCGACGAGGATGGATGACGATCATGAAGAAAATCACGCCGGAAGCCTGCTTAGAAGAAATCCAAAACACAATCACTCTGTGA
- a CDS encoding DUF3883 domain-containing protein, producing the protein MADSNPDQPQMGQNWSEQEVRLVVADYFTMLESELLGVPYKKSDHRKILAPHLSGRSDGSIEFKHQNVSGVLVDFGLPYIEGYKPRSNYQSILATEVESFLEKRPDFWQQVAAGPILNPVEPPPNKQTKFEDVIEEPPEQIIVPKSDSKPWITRKPRRIDFAERDATNRRLGLIGEEFVLELEISRLLSLGRDDLAKKVTWASRDIGDGLGFDIISFDETDESEKLLEVKATGLGKFFPFHVSSNEVRCSEDVPQQFHLYRVFDIARQPRLYILKGSLRVSCQLQPVLYRGVS; encoded by the coding sequence ATGGCAGATTCGAACCCTGATCAACCACAGATGGGGCAGAATTGGTCAGAGCAAGAAGTGCGTCTCGTCGTCGCCGATTATTTCACGATGCTTGAATCTGAACTTTTGGGAGTGCCATACAAGAAGTCCGATCATCGGAAAATCTTGGCTCCACACTTGTCGGGACGATCAGACGGTTCAATTGAATTCAAGCATCAGAATGTTAGCGGTGTTTTGGTCGATTTTGGCTTGCCGTACATTGAAGGTTACAAGCCCCGCAGTAACTACCAGTCGATCCTTGCGACCGAAGTGGAATCATTTCTGGAGAAGCGACCCGATTTCTGGCAACAAGTTGCGGCAGGTCCAATTTTGAATCCCGTAGAACCACCGCCGAACAAACAGACGAAGTTTGAAGACGTCATTGAGGAACCTCCCGAACAAATCATCGTGCCGAAATCAGATTCAAAACCGTGGATCACTCGGAAGCCACGCAGAATTGATTTTGCAGAGCGTGATGCCACGAATCGTCGTTTGGGACTGATCGGCGAAGAATTCGTCCTTGAACTGGAAATATCCCGCCTATTGTCTTTAGGGCGAGATGATCTGGCGAAGAAGGTAACTTGGGCTTCACGAGATATCGGTGATGGACTTGGGTTTGACATCATTTCGTTTGACGAAACCGATGAATCGGAAAAGCTGCTCGAAGTTAAGGCCACAGGACTCGGCAAGTTTTTCCCATTCCATGTTTCTTCAAATGAAGTACGCTGTTCTGAGGACGTACCTCAGCAGTTCCATCTCTATCGAGTTTTTGACATCGCCAGACAACCTCGCCTGTACATTCTCAAAGGCTCGTTGCGAGTGTCATGCCAGCTTCAGCCAGTGCTGTATCGTGGAGTGAGTTGA
- a CDS encoding thermonuclease family protein has product MRWMAAPLLFVVLSTICYADEIKGKVVSIADGDTVTVLDVEKVQHKIRLQGIDAPEKAQAFGTKSKERLSEKIGENEVVVKWKEKDRYGRVLGEIYLGDRHINLEMVQDGLAWQYKQYSKSKELAVA; this is encoded by the coding sequence ATGCGATGGATGGCCGCCCCGTTACTTTTTGTCGTCCTGTCCACTATCTGCTATGCGGACGAAATCAAAGGTAAGGTCGTCAGTATCGCTGACGGCGATACGGTCACGGTTCTCGATGTCGAAAAAGTTCAGCACAAGATTCGACTTCAAGGCATTGACGCACCGGAAAAAGCGCAGGCGTTCGGGACCAAGAGCAAGGAACGATTGAGCGAGAAAATCGGTGAAAATGAAGTTGTCGTGAAGTGGAAAGAAAAGGACCGATACGGTCGAGTTCTCGGTGAAATTTACTTGGGCGACCGTCACATCAACCTCGAAATGGTTCAGGACGGATTGGCTTGGCAATACAAGCAGTATTCCAAGTCGAAGGAACTGGCTGTGGCATAA
- a CDS encoding GIY-YIG nuclease family protein: MPATLTGFQQGAEATVENDDKTYTPEDLLGICRITGVQLVYDVHHHRCNPDGLSIEDATKKALATWDREALFHVSSPMDGWSKPKPERHHDFINITDFPECWRGLGATIEVEAKAKEVAVLKLRKQLSEQWLVYIMRCADGSLYTGITNDLERRVEQHNAGTAARYTRSRLPVVCVYRELQQNQSMASKRELAIKLLSLTAKEALIRMMNEGK, encoded by the coding sequence TTGCCCGCAACCTTGACCGGCTTTCAGCAAGGGGCAGAAGCGACGGTTGAGAATGACGACAAGACCTACACGCCAGAAGACCTTCTTGGCATTTGTCGAATCACCGGCGTTCAACTGGTGTACGACGTGCATCATCACCGATGCAATCCCGATGGCTTGAGCATTGAAGACGCCACGAAGAAGGCATTGGCGACATGGGATCGGGAGGCACTATTTCATGTTTCCAGCCCGATGGATGGCTGGAGCAAGCCGAAACCGGAACGCCACCACGATTTCATCAACATCACCGATTTTCCGGAATGCTGGCGGGGTCTGGGTGCAACCATTGAGGTTGAAGCCAAGGCCAAGGAAGTCGCCGTGTTGAAGTTGCGAAAGCAATTGTCGGAACAGTGGCTTGTTTACATCATGCGATGTGCTGATGGATCACTCTACACTGGAATCACGAACGATTTGGAACGACGGGTCGAACAGCATAATGCCGGAACTGCTGCACGATACACTCGCTCTCGGCTGCCTGTTGTTTGTGTCTACCGGGAACTTCAACAGAACCAGAGCATGGCTTCGAAGCGAGAACTGGCGATTAAGTTGTTGTCACTAACAGCCAAAGAAGCCCTGATTCGGATGATGAACGAAGGCAAGTGA